A genomic window from Streptomyces sp. NBC_00234 includes:
- a CDS encoding helix-turn-helix domain-containing protein, with protein MASLNVGSLGEYLREQRRTAQLSLRQLADAAGVSNPYLSQIERGLRKPSAEVLQQVAKALRISAETLYVRAGILDERERDELETRAVILADPSINERQKNVLLQIYDSFRKENGFEAEPEPEAGAAVGDTDADVHVGDADRGVVGETVDFATDADARGPRTAGGSDAHTPSS; from the coding sequence ATGGCATCACTCAACGTCGGCAGTCTCGGTGAGTACCTGCGGGAGCAGCGGCGCACGGCGCAGCTCTCCCTGCGGCAGCTCGCCGATGCGGCCGGGGTGTCCAATCCGTATCTCAGCCAGATCGAGCGCGGGCTGCGCAAGCCGAGCGCGGAGGTTCTGCAGCAGGTCGCCAAGGCCCTGCGGATCTCTGCCGAGACGCTGTACGTGCGGGCCGGGATTCTGGACGAGCGCGAGCGGGACGAGCTGGAGACGCGGGCGGTCATCCTGGCCGATCCGTCGATCAACGAGCGGCAGAAGAACGTGCTGCTCCAGATCTACGACTCCTTCCGCAAGGAAAACGGCTTCGAAGCCGAGCCCGAGCCCGAAGCCGGAGCTGCCGTCGGCGACACAGACGCCGATGTGCACGTCGGTGACGCGGATCGGGGCGTCGTGGGCGAGACAGTGGACTTCGCAACCGACGCGGATGCCCGCGGCCCCCGCACGGCCGGCGGCAGTGACGCACACACACCCTCAAGCTGA
- a CDS encoding DUF2516 family protein, translating to MSLLSLALILLSGFALVDAAIRREDAYRAADKQTKPFWLIILAIAFVVIWLFPIMSFLPIIGLIATIVYIVDVRPAVRQISGGGGGRRGGSSSDGPYGPYNGGR from the coding sequence ATGTCCCTCTTGAGCTTGGCGCTGATCCTCTTGAGCGGATTCGCTCTGGTGGACGCGGCCATCCGGCGTGAGGACGCCTATCGCGCGGCCGACAAGCAGACCAAGCCCTTCTGGCTGATCATTCTCGCGATCGCGTTCGTCGTGATCTGGCTCTTCCCGATCATGTCGTTCCTGCCGATCATCGGGCTCATCGCGACGATCGTGTACATCGTCGACGTACGGCCCGCCGTGCGGCAGATCTCGGGCGGCGGTGGCGGACGCCGAGGCGGATCCAGCAGCGACGGGCCGTACGGTCCTTACAACGGCGGGCGCTGA
- a CDS encoding PP2C family protein-serine/threonine phosphatase — translation MPVPVPQQRAVPAAEATYGADLTLLVIEADPTGTFSVPELPSAAGTRVRIRTARNLTEAGRLLTDDVDCILLDLALPAGSETRAEARTDGDPSDAEADGLATLKHVLRIAPRHAVLALTAEDDAELAAEAVRVGAQDYLFRGELDGRLLSRAIRYAVERKRADIAQHQLTESRLRAQENARLERGLLPTPLLQGSDLSFASRYRPGRSRALLGGDFYDTVRTPDGTVHAMIGDVCGHGPDEAALGVELRIAWRALTLAGLCGDELLSTLQQVLEHERESEEIFATVCTVDISSDGRRAGLCLAGHPAPLIARQGRAAHLLPYEDGGPALGLLPRARWPRRQVELGGSWSLMMYTDGLIEGRVGPTGTQRLGQDGMVAMINRQLEQGLGGEELLAAAVAQVQELNGGELTDDVAVLLLDRDEDVIRRRGRGLPRPRSGSAVPASAQRPPL, via the coding sequence ATGCCCGTACCCGTACCGCAGCAGCGCGCCGTGCCCGCTGCGGAGGCCACCTATGGCGCCGACCTCACGCTTCTGGTGATCGAGGCCGACCCCACGGGCACCTTCAGCGTCCCCGAGCTACCGTCCGCGGCAGGTACCAGGGTCCGCATCCGCACGGCCCGCAACCTCACCGAGGCGGGCCGCCTTCTCACCGACGACGTCGACTGCATCCTGCTGGACCTGGCGCTGCCCGCCGGCTCCGAGACACGGGCCGAGGCACGCACCGACGGGGACCCCTCCGACGCGGAGGCGGACGGCCTCGCCACGCTCAAGCACGTCCTGCGGATCGCGCCCCGCCACGCCGTCCTCGCGCTCACGGCGGAGGACGACGCCGAGCTGGCGGCGGAAGCCGTACGGGTCGGCGCCCAGGACTACCTCTTCCGCGGCGAGCTCGACGGCCGGCTGCTGAGCCGCGCCATCCGGTACGCCGTGGAGCGCAAGCGCGCCGACATCGCCCAGCACCAGCTGACCGAGTCCCGGCTGCGCGCCCAGGAGAACGCCCGGCTGGAGCGCGGCCTGCTGCCGACTCCCCTCCTCCAGGGCTCCGACCTGAGCTTCGCCTCCCGCTACCGGCCCGGTCGCAGCCGCGCCCTGCTCGGCGGCGACTTCTACGACACGGTCCGCACACCGGACGGCACGGTGCACGCGATGATCGGCGACGTCTGTGGCCATGGCCCGGACGAGGCGGCGCTCGGCGTGGAACTGCGCATAGCCTGGCGGGCGTTGACGCTCGCCGGACTCTGCGGCGACGAGCTGCTCTCCACGCTCCAGCAGGTGCTGGAGCACGAACGGGAGAGCGAGGAGATCTTCGCGACGGTCTGCACCGTAGACATCTCCTCCGACGGCCGTCGCGCCGGCCTCTGCCTCGCGGGCCACCCCGCACCGCTGATCGCCCGCCAGGGGCGTGCGGCGCATCTGCTTCCGTACGAGGACGGCGGCCCCGCACTCGGCCTGCTGCCGCGCGCCCGCTGGCCGCGCCGACAGGTCGAACTGGGCGGCTCCTGGAGCCTGATGATGTACACGGACGGTCTCATCGAGGGGCGTGTCGGACCGACCGGCACCCAGCGCCTCGGCCAGGACGGCATGGTCGCCATGATCAACCGCCAGCTGGAGCAGGGGCTCGGCGGCGAGGAACTGCTGGCGGCCGCAGTCGCTCAGGTGCAGGAGCTGAACGGCGGCGAACTCACGGACGACGTCGCGGTCCTGCTGCTGGACCGCGACGAGGACGTCATACGCCGACGGGGACGAGGTCTCCCCCGTCCCCGCTCCGGCTCTGCCGTACCCGCGAGCGCTCAGCGCCCGCCGTTGTAA
- a CDS encoding C40 family peptidase, with protein sequence MNRRHCAAAAITLVCALAVLAAPVQAMAAPVPEPTPTAPASQGKSLEEVREEIDTLYRKAGAATDAYNLAEEQTAKQSGEIIKLAKAIVDGQAKIAELKNTAGAQAREQYRNGGLPPGAQLVLSDDPQLFLDGVHHVRQGQQASKGILAELTRTQEDLETYTKDASINWEKLEANRLQQAKAKKKINSQIAAAKKLESRLAKEERARLLKLEQQAEYKAQTAWLSSGALRDINREASASGKQAVAYATAQIGKPYVWGAEGPDSYDCSGLTSQAWSSAKRPIPRTSQEQWRLLPRIKIEDMRPGDLIIYHADASHVGMYVGDGAIVHAPRPGRNVTLTGAGSMAILGVVRPDK encoded by the coding sequence GTGAACCGACGCCACTGTGCCGCTGCCGCGATCACACTGGTCTGCGCGCTGGCAGTACTGGCCGCGCCGGTCCAGGCGATGGCCGCACCAGTGCCCGAGCCCACTCCCACCGCCCCGGCGTCACAGGGGAAGAGTCTCGAAGAGGTGCGGGAGGAGATCGACACCCTCTACCGCAAGGCGGGCGCGGCCACCGACGCGTACAACCTGGCCGAGGAGCAGACGGCCAAACAGTCCGGCGAGATCATCAAGCTCGCCAAGGCGATCGTCGACGGCCAGGCGAAGATCGCCGAACTGAAGAACACGGCGGGCGCCCAGGCCCGCGAGCAGTACCGCAACGGCGGACTCCCGCCGGGCGCGCAGCTGGTCCTCAGCGACGATCCGCAGCTCTTCCTCGACGGGGTGCACCATGTCAGGCAGGGCCAGCAGGCATCCAAGGGCATCCTGGCGGAACTGACCCGCACCCAGGAGGACTTGGAGACGTACACCAAGGACGCGAGCATCAACTGGGAGAAGCTCGAAGCCAACCGTCTCCAGCAGGCCAAGGCCAAGAAGAAGATCAACTCCCAGATCGCGGCGGCGAAGAAGCTCGAATCGCGGCTGGCGAAGGAGGAGCGGGCGCGGCTGCTCAAGCTGGAGCAGCAGGCGGAGTACAAGGCGCAGACCGCCTGGCTCAGCTCGGGAGCGCTCCGGGACATCAACCGCGAGGCGAGCGCGAGCGGCAAGCAGGCCGTGGCCTACGCGACCGCCCAGATAGGCAAGCCGTACGTATGGGGAGCCGAGGGCCCCGATTCGTACGACTGCTCGGGGCTGACCTCCCAGGCGTGGTCGTCGGCGAAGCGCCCGATCCCGCGCACGTCGCAGGAGCAGTGGCGCCTGCTCCCGCGCATCAAGATCGAGGACATGCGCCCCGGTGACCTGATCATCTACCACGCCGACGCCAGCCACGTCGGGATGTACGTGGGCGACGGCGCGATCGTCCACGCACCGCGCCCCGGGCGGAACGTGACGCTGACGGGTGCGGGCTCGATGGCGATTCTCGGAGTGGTCCGCCCGGACAAGTAG
- a CDS encoding class I SAM-dependent methyltransferase — MRQRPIGTATRGTTNPNRLRRMDRWIAATHGPALRRSDSPVAVDLGYGAAPWTAVELLERLRTAEPRTAVVGIEIDPERVAAAKPYEREGLTFVHGGFEIPLGAASGAGPAAGSGAGRPALIRAANVLRQYDEGEVAAVWQRLCARLAPDGLLVEGTCDEIGRRHVWVALGPEGPRTVTFATRLGSLERPSDLAERLPKALIHRNVPGEPVHAFLRDFDRAWAAASPYASLGARQRWIATARALSSDWPLTDGARRWRQGELTVRWDALRPNTS, encoded by the coding sequence ATGCGCCAGCGCCCCATCGGCACCGCCACCCGCGGGACCACGAACCCGAACCGGCTGCGCCGAATGGACCGCTGGATCGCCGCGACCCACGGCCCCGCCCTGCGCCGCTCGGACTCCCCCGTCGCCGTCGATCTCGGCTACGGGGCGGCCCCCTGGACCGCCGTCGAGCTGCTGGAACGCCTGCGCACCGCCGAGCCGCGCACGGCGGTGGTCGGCATCGAGATCGATCCGGAGCGGGTGGCGGCTGCGAAGCCGTACGAACGCGAGGGGCTCACGTTCGTGCACGGCGGCTTCGAGATCCCGCTGGGCGCCGCTTCCGGGGCGGGCCCGGCCGCCGGAAGCGGGGCCGGGCGGCCCGCCCTGATCCGGGCGGCGAACGTGCTGCGGCAGTACGACGAGGGCGAGGTCGCCGCGGTGTGGCAGCGGCTGTGCGCGCGGCTGGCCCCCGACGGACTGCTCGTCGAGGGCACCTGCGACGAGATCGGGCGCCGGCACGTGTGGGTGGCGCTGGGCCCGGAGGGCCCGCGCACGGTCACCTTCGCGACCCGGCTCGGCTCGCTGGAGCGGCCGTCCGATCTCGCGGAACGCCTCCCCAAGGCACTGATCCACCGCAATGTCCCGGGCGAACCCGTCCACGCCTTCCTGCGCGACTTCGACCGGGCGTGGGCGGCGGCCTCCCCGTACGCCTCGCTGGGCGCCCGGCAGCGCTGGATCGCGACGGCGAGGGCACTCTCCTCGGACTGGCCGCTGACGGACGGGGCCCGGCGGTGGCGGCAGGGTGAACTCACGGTGCGGTGGGACGCACTGCGGCCCAACACGTCCTGA
- the mshA gene encoding D-inositol-3-phosphate glycosyltransferase yields MSQYVSRLGGSRVAPRIRFPGGFPGTHRKPRRIAMLSVHTSPLHQPGTGDAGGMNVYIVELAKRLAAINIEVEIFTRATTGTLPPAVELAPGVLVRHVDAGPYEGLAKEELPAQLCAFTHGVMQAWAGQRPGYYDLVHSHYWLSGQVGWLAAQRWGVPLVHAMHTMAKVKNAALADGDTPEPAARVIGETQIVRASDRLIANTAEEADELVRFYEADPGNVAVVHPGVNLDRFRPADGRAAARARLGLPQDAFIPLFAGRIQPLKAPDILLRAVAVLLDRDPSLRNRMVVPVVGGPSGSGLAKPEGLQKLAARLGIADVVRFHPPVGQDQLADWFRAASVLVMPSYSESFGLVAIEAQAAGTPVVAAAVGGLPVAVRDGASGFLIPGHDPEAYAGALARFADTPELVDRMGAAAAAHAQSFGWDTAASATSDVYTAAMYEHRRHVRSHHG; encoded by the coding sequence GTGAGCCAGTACGTCTCTCGGCTCGGCGGCAGCCGTGTGGCGCCGCGCATCCGGTTTCCCGGCGGCTTCCCCGGCACGCACCGAAAGCCGCGGCGGATCGCGATGCTGTCCGTGCACACCTCCCCGCTGCACCAGCCCGGTACGGGCGACGCGGGCGGGATGAACGTCTACATCGTGGAGCTGGCCAAGCGCCTCGCCGCGATCAACATCGAGGTCGAGATCTTCACCCGGGCCACGACCGGCACCCTGCCCCCGGCGGTGGAGCTGGCGCCCGGCGTCCTGGTGCGGCACGTCGACGCGGGGCCGTACGAGGGTCTGGCCAAGGAGGAGCTGCCCGCGCAGCTCTGTGCCTTCACGCACGGGGTGATGCAGGCATGGGCCGGCCAGCGTCCCGGCTACTACGACCTCGTCCACTCCCACTACTGGCTCTCCGGCCAGGTCGGCTGGCTGGCCGCGCAGCGCTGGGGCGTTCCCCTCGTCCACGCCATGCACACCATGGCGAAGGTCAAGAACGCGGCGCTCGCCGACGGCGACACCCCCGAGCCCGCAGCCCGGGTCATCGGCGAGACCCAGATCGTGCGCGCGTCCGACCGGCTCATCGCGAACACCGCGGAGGAGGCCGACGAGCTCGTCCGCTTCTACGAGGCCGACCCCGGGAACGTCGCCGTCGTCCACCCGGGCGTCAATCTGGACCGTTTCCGCCCGGCGGACGGCCGTGCCGCGGCCCGCGCCCGCCTCGGACTGCCCCAGGACGCGTTCATTCCGCTCTTCGCCGGCCGTATCCAGCCGCTGAAGGCCCCCGACATCCTGCTCCGGGCCGTCGCGGTGCTCCTGGACCGCGATCCCTCGCTCCGTAACCGCATGGTCGTACCCGTCGTCGGCGGACCGAGCGGCAGCGGGCTCGCCAAGCCGGAGGGCCTGCAGAAGCTGGCCGCGCGGCTGGGCATCGCCGACGTCGTACGGTTCCACCCGCCGGTCGGCCAGGACCAGCTCGCCGACTGGTTCCGGGCCGCGTCCGTGCTGGTCATGCCCTCGTACAGCGAGTCCTTCGGGCTGGTCGCCATAGAGGCGCAGGCGGCCGGCACCCCGGTCGTCGCGGCGGCCGTCGGCGGTCTCCCGGTGGCGGTACGGGACGGGGCCAGCGGCTTCCTGATCCCCGGGCACGACCCCGAGGCGTACGCGGGAGCGCTCGCCCGCTTCGCGGACACGCCGGAGCTGGTCGACCGGATGGGTGCGGCGGCAGCCGCGCACGCCCAGTCGTTCGGCTGGGACACGGCCGCGTCGGCGACGTCCGATGTGTACACGGCAGCGATGTACGAGCATCGCCGTCACGTACGCTCGCACCATGGCTGA
- a CDS encoding YbjN domain-containing protein: MADVPDEAAVAQVIEATLNDAELEWESPEPGNYVVKLPGTRKLFTTCSLLVGKHSLSVNAFVIRHPDENDAAVHRWLLERNLRLFGVSYAVDHLGDIYLAGKLPLSVVTPDELDRLLGTVLEAADGSFNTLLELGFASAIRKEYAWRVSRGESTRNLDAFTHLTQRPAN, encoded by the coding sequence ATGGCTGACGTACCCGACGAAGCAGCAGTGGCGCAGGTCATCGAGGCGACGCTGAACGACGCGGAGCTCGAATGGGAGAGCCCGGAGCCCGGCAACTACGTCGTGAAGCTCCCCGGCACGCGCAAGCTCTTCACCACCTGCTCGCTGCTCGTCGGCAAGCACTCCCTCTCCGTCAACGCCTTCGTCATCCGGCATCCGGACGAGAACGACGCCGCCGTGCACCGCTGGCTGCTGGAGCGCAACCTCCGTCTTTTCGGCGTGAGTTACGCGGTCGACCACCTCGGCGACATCTATCTCGCGGGCAAGCTCCCGCTGTCCGTCGTCACCCCGGACGAGCTCGACCGGCTGCTCGGCACCGTGCTCGAAGCGGCCGACGGATCGTTCAACACCCTTCTCGAACTGGGCTTCGCGAGCGCGATCCGCAAGGAGTACGCGTGGCGGGTGTCGCGCGGCGAGTCCACGCGGAATCTGGACGCGTTCACGCATCTGACCCAGCGGCCCGCCAACTGA
- a CDS encoding glycosyl hydrolase family 28-related protein — MATMGNISRRGLLGSAAAVAAAATAGAWGAGTARAASDGPRTAALWREFTAAPFTHPQIPFIGKAGYRGGAPLPRRAVRPFLADVLRYGAKPDGSADAAPAINRAIAAAGERGGGTVLIPEGTYRIDGIIHIGHSNVVVRGAGSGATKLYATRSLTEIIGAYGSRYGGDKSSWSWAGGLIWLCPEARWASLTDAIRAKAWPFEGWTGNRRDEWQTLATLAPARRGDRTVTVGSAKAAAELKPGRLVLLRLADDAGHTLLEHMAGDGAGAQAYVWDDKTKLTSYVPYEWPVRVTAVHGRRITLERPLPLDLRTEWDPRLTTLVTPLTGSGVEGLTLEAVETAQSPHLLDKGYNGVAFQCAYDCWVDDLTVRHVDNGFGLIGASACTLRRTKVEGRGSHHPYYCREGAHDNLIEDFTIEQRTVPAPAGTQLHGINVEGLSSYNVWAGGRMEMGTFDSHRGMPFANVRTDITVNNNGRHGGDASAGPLFGARFTHWNIRVTNGRAGLMRIDGLAPYSATVGVSEVTEFDQTDVPDFTGDLHSRLEAYGTPELVRPRNLHEAQRAWAR, encoded by the coding sequence ATGGCGACCATGGGAAACATCAGCAGGCGTGGACTGCTCGGTAGCGCTGCGGCCGTAGCCGCAGCCGCGACGGCCGGCGCCTGGGGCGCGGGGACGGCCCGGGCCGCGAGTGACGGGCCGCGGACCGCCGCCCTCTGGCGGGAGTTCACCGCCGCCCCCTTCACCCACCCCCAGATCCCGTTCATCGGCAAGGCCGGCTACCGGGGCGGCGCCCCCCTTCCGCGCCGCGCCGTCCGCCCCTTCCTCGCCGACGTCCTGCGCTACGGGGCGAAGCCGGACGGCTCCGCCGACGCCGCCCCCGCGATCAACCGTGCCATCGCCGCTGCCGGAGAGCGCGGCGGCGGCACGGTGCTCATTCCCGAAGGCACGTACCGCATCGACGGCATCATTCACATCGGCCACAGCAATGTGGTGGTGCGCGGTGCGGGCAGCGGCGCCACGAAGCTGTACGCGACCAGGAGTCTCACCGAGATCATCGGCGCCTACGGCAGCCGCTACGGCGGCGACAAGTCCAGCTGGTCCTGGGCCGGTGGCCTCATCTGGCTCTGCCCGGAGGCCCGTTGGGCCTCGCTCACCGACGCCATCAGGGCGAAGGCATGGCCCTTTGAGGGCTGGACCGGCAACAGGCGTGACGAGTGGCAGACCCTGGCCACCCTTGCCCCCGCCCGACGCGGCGACCGGACGGTGACCGTCGGGTCGGCGAAGGCAGCGGCGGAACTGAAGCCCGGCCGACTCGTCCTGCTCCGCCTCGCCGACGACGCCGGTCACACCCTGCTGGAGCACATGGCGGGCGACGGTGCGGGCGCGCAGGCGTACGTGTGGGACGACAAGACCAAGCTGACCTCGTACGTTCCCTACGAGTGGCCGGTCCGCGTCACCGCCGTACACGGGCGCCGCATCACCCTGGAGCGACCGCTCCCGCTCGACCTCCGCACGGAGTGGGACCCCCGCCTCACCACCCTCGTCACCCCGCTCACCGGCTCGGGAGTCGAGGGCCTGACCCTCGAAGCGGTCGAGACCGCGCAGTCGCCGCACCTGCTCGACAAGGGGTACAACGGCGTCGCGTTCCAGTGCGCGTACGACTGCTGGGTGGACGACCTCACGGTCCGTCACGTCGACAACGGCTTCGGCCTGATCGGCGCCTCCGCCTGCACCCTGCGCCGTACGAAGGTCGAGGGGCGCGGCTCCCACCACCCGTACTACTGCCGCGAGGGCGCCCACGACAACCTGATCGAGGACTTCACGATCGAGCAGCGCACGGTCCCGGCGCCCGCGGGCACGCAGCTGCACGGCATCAACGTCGAGGGGCTGTCCAGCTACAACGTCTGGGCGGGCGGCCGGATGGAGATGGGGACATTCGACTCGCACCGGGGGATGCCCTTCGCCAATGTCCGTACGGACATCACGGTGAACAACAACGGCCGGCACGGCGGCGACGCGAGCGCGGGCCCGCTCTTCGGGGCTCGCTTCACCCACTGGAACATCCGCGTCACCAACGGACGGGCGGGGCTGATGCGGATCGACGGCCTCGCTCCGTACAGCGCGACGGTCGGCGTCAGCGAGGTGACGGAGTTCGACCAGACGGACGTCCCCGACTTCACCGGCGATCTGCACAGCCGGCTGGAGGCGTACGGGACTCCGGAGCTCGTCCGGCCGCGGAACCTGCACGAGGCACAGCGCGCGTGGGCGCGCTGA
- a CDS encoding TetR/AcrR family transcriptional regulator C-terminal domain-containing protein — MAIDPPYLRIAGDIRRRIASGELSPGDPVPSTRRITQEWGVAMATASKALATLGQEGLVRVVPGVGTVVADTRREGRTAPGQGLTRERITRTAIELVDAEGLGALSMRRLATEFGTSTMALYRHVPNKAELVREMSESVFTQSPTGPPPATWRERFALEARWLWSLYERHPWLSRAMAALTRPMASPHAMRYTERVLASLGGLGLTPAEKLHTHLTLLGFAQGIAMAMELESQARQDTGITPEEWMASNEPQMEAIQTSGAFPVLSTLFGPDQFDLELDALFEFGLERILDGVQVLADRSATL; from the coding sequence ATGGCCATCGATCCGCCCTACCTCCGTATCGCCGGGGACATCCGCCGCCGCATCGCTTCGGGGGAGCTTTCGCCCGGTGACCCCGTCCCGTCGACCCGGCGCATCACGCAGGAGTGGGGCGTCGCGATGGCCACCGCGTCCAAGGCGTTGGCGACGCTGGGTCAGGAGGGTCTGGTGCGGGTCGTGCCCGGCGTCGGCACCGTGGTGGCGGACACGCGGCGGGAGGGCAGGACCGCGCCCGGCCAGGGCCTCACCCGTGAGCGCATCACCCGTACGGCGATCGAGCTCGTCGACGCGGAGGGGCTCGGGGCCCTCTCGATGCGCCGCCTCGCCACGGAGTTCGGCACGTCCACCATGGCCCTGTACCGGCACGTGCCGAACAAGGCCGAGCTCGTGCGGGAGATGTCGGAATCGGTGTTCACGCAGTCGCCCACCGGTCCGCCGCCCGCCACGTGGCGCGAGCGGTTCGCCCTGGAGGCGCGGTGGCTGTGGAGTCTGTACGAGCGTCACCCCTGGCTCTCGCGGGCGATGGCCGCGCTCACCAGGCCGATGGCCTCGCCCCACGCCATGCGGTACACCGAACGCGTCCTCGCCTCTCTCGGCGGGCTGGGCCTCACCCCCGCCGAGAAGCTCCACACGCACCTCACCCTGCTCGGTTTCGCCCAGGGAATCGCGATGGCGATGGAGCTGGAATCGCAGGCGCGTCAGGACACCGGCATAACTCCGGAGGAGTGGATGGCGTCCAACGAGCCGCAGATGGAGGCCATTCAGACATCCGGCGCTTTTCCGGTCCTGTCGACGCTCTTCGGCCCCGATCAGTTCGACCTCGAACTGGACGCACTCTTCGAGTTCGGTCTCGAACGCATCCTGGACGGCGTCCAGGTGCTCGCCGACCGGTCCGCGACCCTATGA
- a CDS encoding MFS transporter, producing METNPGPLAGRKEWTALGVLMLPLLLVSMDVSVLYFAIPYVSEDLTPSATQQLWILDMYGFVLAGLLITMGALGDRIGRRTVLLAGAVVFGAASAAAAYAQSAEALIAVRALLGLGGAALMPSTLALIRNLFHDARQRAKAVTIWTGVMTTGVSFGPVVSGLLLEHFWWGSVFLINVPAMLLLLLLVPFLVPEFRSRDRESFDLLSAVLSLAALLPVIYGIKELARHGYEPLPALGISVGLVLGYVFVRRQRRLAHPMVDLTLLRQRAFGGAVSANLLAMFATVGMAVFFTQYLQSVLGKGPLEAALWSLVPAAGVAVMAPTGAALAQKFDRAYVMCGGFLVSACGFLWLTQVTTDSALWFTLTGGAVYAGGLVAAMTLANELALGAAPPERAGSAAAVLESGQELGGALGMAILGSIGAAVYSSDMETSLPPNLPDADAVRETLGGATAVASHLPEATADAVLTAAREAFTHGMSYAAVGAAVTMAVAGALSLALLRGTTPEQKSAEDTGSATSPHAGTKPTADVAGRH from the coding sequence ATGGAGACGAACCCCGGCCCCCTCGCGGGCCGAAAGGAATGGACCGCCCTGGGCGTCCTGATGCTGCCCCTGCTCCTCGTGTCGATGGACGTCTCGGTCCTCTACTTCGCGATCCCGTACGTGAGCGAGGATCTGACGCCGAGCGCCACCCAGCAGCTGTGGATTCTCGACATGTACGGCTTCGTACTTGCCGGGCTCCTCATCACGATGGGCGCACTCGGCGACCGGATCGGGCGCCGTACCGTACTGCTCGCCGGAGCCGTGGTGTTCGGCGCCGCGTCTGCGGCCGCCGCGTACGCCCAGTCCGCCGAGGCACTCATCGCCGTACGCGCACTGCTCGGCCTCGGCGGCGCCGCGCTGATGCCGTCGACCCTCGCGCTGATCCGCAACCTCTTCCACGACGCACGGCAGCGCGCCAAGGCGGTGACGATCTGGACGGGCGTCATGACCACGGGCGTGTCCTTCGGACCGGTCGTCAGCGGCCTGCTGCTGGAGCACTTCTGGTGGGGTTCGGTCTTCCTGATCAACGTGCCCGCGATGCTGCTCCTGCTGCTCCTGGTCCCGTTCCTCGTACCGGAGTTCCGGTCCAGGGACCGCGAGTCCTTCGACCTGCTGAGCGCGGTGCTGTCGCTGGCCGCCCTGCTCCCGGTGATCTACGGCATCAAGGAACTCGCCCGGCACGGCTACGAGCCCCTGCCCGCCCTCGGGATCAGCGTCGGACTCGTGCTCGGCTACGTCTTCGTCCGCCGCCAGAGGCGGCTGGCCCACCCGATGGTCGACCTCACGCTGCTGCGACAGCGCGCCTTCGGCGGCGCGGTCAGCGCGAACCTGCTCGCGATGTTCGCCACGGTCGGCATGGCGGTCTTCTTCACGCAGTACCTGCAGTCCGTCCTCGGCAAGGGCCCGCTCGAAGCCGCCCTGTGGAGCCTGGTGCCGGCCGCGGGCGTCGCGGTGATGGCACCGACCGGTGCGGCACTGGCGCAGAAGTTCGACCGGGCGTACGTGATGTGCGGCGGCTTCCTCGTCTCCGCCTGCGGCTTCCTCTGGCTGACCCAGGTCACCACGGACTCGGCCCTCTGGTTCACCCTCACCGGCGGCGCCGTCTACGCGGGCGGCCTGGTCGCGGCCATGACCCTGGCCAACGAACTCGCCCTGGGCGCGGCCCCGCCGGAGCGCGCCGGCTCGGCAGCGGCGGTGCTCGAATCGGGCCAGGAGCTGGGCGGCGCCCTGGGAATGGCGATCCTCGGCTCGATCGGCGCGGCGGTGTACAGCAGCGACATGGAGACCTCCCTCCCGCCGAACCTCCCGGACGCGGACGCGGTCCGCGAAACCCTGGGCGGCGCCACGGCGGTCGCCTCCCACCTCCCGGAAGCAACGGCGGACGCGGTCCTGACGGCGGCCCGCGAGGCGTTCACCCACGGAATGAGCTACGCGGCGGTGGGCGCTGCGGTGACGATGGCGGTGGCCGGAGCCCTCTCCCTGGCCCTGCTGCGCGGGACGACACCGGAGCAGAAGTCCGCCGAGGACACCGGATCCGCCACCTCCCCGCACGCCGGAACGAAGCCGACGGCGGACGTCGCCGGCCGTCACTGA
- a CDS encoding ribosomal protein L7/L12, translated as MEDAYFLLVCDDVPHDVVLTDPGIRVLDVAQVVRRLTGLSLWRSKVLATQVPALILDGVYQADAEAAVTALRAAGALAQVREQPEPDFLRS; from the coding sequence ATGGAAGACGCGTACTTCCTGCTGGTGTGCGACGACGTGCCCCACGACGTCGTGCTCACCGACCCCGGCATCCGCGTGCTTGATGTCGCGCAGGTCGTGCGCAGGCTGACCGGGCTGAGTCTCTGGCGGAGCAAGGTCCTGGCTACGCAGGTACCCGCTCTGATCCTCGACGGCGTATATCAGGCAGACGCTGAGGCGGCTGTCACGGCCCTGCGGGCTGCGGGTGCACTGGCACAGGTGAGGGAACAGCCGGAGCCGGACTTCCTCAGGTCCTGA